The Methanothrix sp. genome has a segment encoding these proteins:
- a CDS encoding secondary thiamine-phosphate synthase enzyme YjbQ: MKDEVIETRYVEFESDSGEVVDITGEVQKSLESTSLESGVVVIFVPGATGAVSTIEYEEGLVADLGDALQRIAPQEIDYAHNLRWHDGNGHSHIRASLIGPSLVVPFSAQRLMLGTWQQIVFLELDNRSRHRKLVLQMMGE; the protein is encoded by the coding sequence GTGAAGGATGAAGTGATCGAGACCAGATATGTAGAATTTGAGAGCGATAGCGGAGAGGTAGTTGATATAACCGGCGAGGTGCAAAAGAGCCTGGAGAGCACCTCTTTGGAGTCGGGGGTGGTGGTGATCTTCGTTCCCGGGGCGACGGGAGCAGTGAGCACCATCGAGTACGAGGAGGGTCTGGTGGCTGACCTGGGGGATGCCCTGCAGAGGATCGCCCCGCAGGAGATCGATTATGCCCATAACCTGCGCTGGCACGATGGCAACGGCCACTCCCATATCCGGGCCTCTCTGATCGGTCCCAGCCTGGTTGTACCCTTCTCTGCCCAAAGATTGATGCTTGGCACCTGGCAGCAGATAGTTTTCCTGGAGCTAGATAACCGCAGCCGCCACAGAAAGCTTGTGCTGCAGATGATGGGAGAGTAG